One Maniola hyperantus chromosome 17, iAphHyp1.2, whole genome shotgun sequence DNA window includes the following coding sequences:
- the TyrRS gene encoding tyrosine--tRNA ligase, cytoplasmic: MENWQDKKHIITRNLQEVLGDERLDEILKQRDLSLYWGTATTGRPHVAYFVPMSKIADFLKAGCEVTVLFADLHAYLDNMKAPWELLALRTQYYEAAIKAMLTSIGVSIEKLKFVRGTEYQLNKEYTLDVYRMSSVITEHDAKKAGAEVVKQVDHPLLSGLLYPGLQALDEEYLKVDAQFGGVDQRKIFCLAEKYLPQLGYAKRVHLMNPMVPGLTGGKMSASEEDSKIDLLDNPAAVKKKLKKAFCEPGNITENGILSFTKYVIFPLMNKDDKFLICRAEEYGGNVEYTNFEDLETAFAKEEIHPGDLKTSVELVINKLLAPIQEIFKDPKLQELTKKAYPLPQKVKGNASAGTDEITPSKLDIRVGRVVEVSRHPDADALYVEKIDVGEQEPRTIVSGLVNFVPIEEMQNRDVVVLCNLKPAKMRGIESKGMVLCASVDEPKQVEPLTPPKDSKPGDRIVVESYEAGEPDDVLNPKKKVWDKLQADLKTTEELLAAWQGNKLISKVNGNPVTTKSMKSAPIK, encoded by the coding sequence ATGGAGAACTGGCAAGATAAGAAGCATATTATAACTCGAAATTTGCAAGAAGTATTGGGTGATGAAAGACTCGACGAAATTCTGAAACAACGTGACCTTAGCCTTTATTGGGGTACTGCCACGACAGGACGTCCTCATGTTGCCTACTTCGTTCCTATGTCCAAAATTGCCGACTTTCTTAAAGCAGGATGTGAAGTAACCGTCTTGTTTGCTGATTTGCATGCATACTTAGACAATATGAAGGCACCATGGGAGTTGTTAGCTTTACGTACTCAGTATTATGAGGCAGCAATCAAAGCCATGCTTACATCTATCGGAGTCTCAATAGAAAAACTAAAGTTTGTCAGAGGTACTGAGTATCAGCTAAATAAAGAATACACCTTGGATGTGTACCGAATGTCATCTGTTATTACTGAACATGATGCCAAAAAAGCTGGTGCAGAAGTAGTTAAACAAGTTGATCACCCATTACTTAGTGGGCTGCTGTATCCTGGGCTTCAAGCGCTCGATGAAGAGTACTTGAAAGTTGATGCTCAATTTGGTGGTGTCgatcaaagaaaaatattttgtctGGCTGAGAAATACTTACCTCAACTGGGCTATGCCAAAAGGGTACATCTCATGAATCCTATGGTTCCAGGTCTAACAGGAGGAAAAATGTCAGCCTCTGAGGAAGATAGCAAAATTGATTTACTCGATAACCCTGCAGCAGTTAAGAAAAAGCTTAAAAAGGCTTTCTGTGAGCCTGGTAACATAACTGAAAATGGAATTTTATCTTTTACTAAATATGTAATATTCCCGTTAATGAATAAGGATGATAAATTTTTGATTTGTAGAGCTGAAGAGTATGGTGGCAATGTGGAGTATACTAACTTTGAGGATTTGGAAACTGCATTTGCTAAAGAAGAAATTCATCCAGGAGATTTGAAAACCTCTGTAGAGCTAGTTATCAACAAACTTTTGGCACCTATACAAGAAATATTCAAGGATCCTAAACTACAAGAGTTGACTAAGAAAGCATACCCACTACCACAAAAGGTAAAAGGAAATGCAAGTGCAGGAACAGATGAGATAACACCAAGCAAACTGGATATTAGAGTAGGTCGCGTTGTAGAGGTGTCAAGACATCCTGATGCTGATGCTCTATATGTCGAAAAGATTGATGTAGGTGAACAAGAACCTAGAACAATTGTATCGGGACTTGTAAACTTTGTACCTATAGAGGAAATGCAGAATAGAGATGTTGTAGTACTATGCAACTTGAAACCTGCAAAAATGAGAGGTATTGAGTCAAAGGGTATGGTCCTGTGTGCATCTGTAGATGAACCAAAACAAGTAGAACCTCTGACACCACCAAAAGATAGCAAACCTGGTGATAGAATTGTTGTAGAAAGCTATGAAGCTGGTGAACCTGATGATGTGTTGAATCCCAAGAAAAAGGTTTGGGACAAACTACAGGCTGACCTGAAAACAACCGAAGAGCTTCTTGCTGCGTGGCAGGGTAATAAATTGATTAGCAAAGTAAATGGTAACCCAGTTACAACTAAATCTATGAAAAGTGCTCCTATcaagtaa
- the LOC117990248 gene encoding uncharacterized protein — protein MDMDKNMVLAQAVAKFPCLYKSDTLNYLRRPLTEQAWIKISKETNLTVQECKERWKHLRYGLVRSLRPTRHGFAKKKYYLYNNMKFLIPYLGTSGTNSNQKTIKHDEELEEFHDEDQEDPLEHDKFDNITHVVETYLSDDEESINKKSKINETQYNQSEQDKEIQTYTFEEEPRRMFLLSLLPEIADFSEDQMKTFRRKIFGLLDEINKDPS, from the exons ATGGACATGGATAAAAACATGGTGCTGGCCCAAGCGGTGGCAAAATTTCCCTGCCTTTACAAATCTGATACACTAAACTATTTAAGAAGGCCCTTAACTGAACAAGCATGGATTAAAATTAGTAAAGAAACAAACTTAACAG TTCAGGAATGCAAAGAGAGATGGAAGCACCTGAGATATGGATTAGTGCGAAGCTTGCGACCCACTCGTCATGGTTTTGCGAAAAagaaatattacttatataacAATATGAAGTTTTTGATTCCCTACTTGGGAACTTCTGGCACGAATTCAAATCAGAAAACAATCAAGCACGACGAAGAACTTGAAGAGTTTCATGACGAAGATCAAGAAGATCCTTTGGAGCATGATAAGTTTGATAATATAACTCATGTTGTAGAAACTTATCTAAGTGATGATGAAGAATCAATTAACAAGAAATCCAAAATAAATGAAACGCAATACAATCAAAGTGAACAAGATAAAGAAATACAGACTTACACATTCGAAGAGGAACCACGTAGAATGTTTCTTCTCAGTTTATTGCCTGAAATCGCAGATTTCTCTGAGGACCAAATGAAAACCTTTAGAAGAAAAATTTTTGGACTATtagatgaaataaataaagatccCTCATAA